A genome region from Tolypothrix sp. PCC 7712 includes the following:
- the lpxB gene encoding lipid-A-disaccharide synthase translates to MRIFISTGEVSGDLQGSLIIAALKRQAAAVGCELEIVALGGEKMAEAGATILGDTSHIGSMGILEALPYLVPTLLVQRKAIAYLKQNPPDLVLLIDYMSPNIGIGTYLQENFPDVPIVYYIAPQEWVWSMNLRRTHRIVGFTDKLLAIFPEEARYYRQEGANVTWVGHPLVDRMQTAPSRQEARAKLHISPEVIAVALLPASRSQELKYLLPAIFQAAQTIQAKLPEVHFWIPLSLEEFREPITQAIARYGLRATVLSGQQQEIMAAADCAITKSGTVNLELALLNVPQVVVYRLNAITAWIGRKILKGSIPFASPVNLVVMGEIVPEFLQEQATAENITQAAMELLLNPDKRQQTLADYQQMRESLGEIGVCDRAAQEILQIL, encoded by the coding sequence ATGCGGATATTTATCAGCACTGGCGAAGTGTCTGGCGATTTGCAAGGTTCTCTCATAATTGCGGCGCTGAAGCGTCAAGCTGCGGCTGTTGGCTGTGAATTAGAGATTGTGGCGCTGGGTGGCGAAAAAATGGCTGAGGCTGGAGCCACCATATTGGGTGATACCAGTCATATTGGCTCAATGGGGATTTTAGAAGCATTGCCTTATCTTGTACCCACTCTTTTAGTACAACGAAAAGCGATCGCTTACCTCAAGCAAAATCCCCCAGATTTGGTATTACTCATTGATTACATGAGTCCCAATATCGGTATTGGCACTTATTTGCAAGAAAATTTCCCAGATGTGCCCATAGTTTATTACATCGCTCCCCAAGAGTGGGTCTGGTCGATGAATTTGCGGAGGACTCACCGCATTGTCGGCTTTACAGATAAACTCCTAGCCATCTTCCCCGAAGAAGCCCGTTATTATCGCCAGGAAGGTGCCAATGTTACCTGGGTAGGGCATCCCTTAGTTGATCGGATGCAAACCGCCCCCAGCCGCCAGGAAGCCCGCGCTAAATTGCATATTTCACCAGAGGTGATCGCCGTTGCGCTTTTGCCTGCTTCTCGTAGTCAAGAATTAAAATATCTTTTACCAGCAATTTTTCAAGCTGCCCAAACTATTCAAGCGAAATTACCAGAAGTACATTTCTGGATTCCCCTGTCTTTAGAAGAATTTAGAGAACCGATTACCCAAGCAATTGCGCGTTATGGTTTGCGTGCGACAGTATTATCAGGTCAACAACAAGAAATAATGGCTGCAGCTGATTGTGCCATTACCAAATCAGGAACCGTCAATCTAGAACTGGCCCTGTTAAATGTACCGCAAGTAGTTGTCTATCGCCTGAATGCCATTACAGCTTGGATTGGGCGGAAAATTCTTAAAGGTTCGATTCCCTTTGCATCGCCAGTAAATTTGGTAGTTATGGGGGAGATTGTACCAGAGTTTTTACAAGAGCAAGCCACAGCAGAGAATATTACCCAAGCTGCAATGGAATTATTGCTCAACCCTGATAAGAGACAGCAAACCCTAG